A genome region from Nicotiana tabacum cultivar K326 chromosome 13, ASM71507v2, whole genome shotgun sequence includes the following:
- the LOC107820009 gene encoding uncharacterized protein LOC107820009 yields the protein MLTLEDHLRKPADYTVFHHYRVDVFCKVLDWQFQGINDRFDEVTTDLLHGVGCLNPIDSFSSFDIKKIMKMVELYPDDFDEFQMSAFENPLASYIINVCDFDERFSNLNGLSDLSKRLVKTKKHSVYPLVFLLVKLALLLPVATATVERAFLSNEVYQE from the coding sequence ATGTTAACTCTGGAAGATCACTTGCGAAAACCTGCTGATTATACTGTCTTTCATCATTATCGTGTTGATGTGTTTTGTAAAGTTCTTGATTGGCAATTTCAAGGAATTAATGATCGTTTTGACGAAGTGACAACTGATTTGCTTCATGGAGTTGGTTGTTTGAATCCAATTGACTCATTTTCAAGTTTTGATATCAAAAAAATAATGAAGATGGTTGAATTGTATCCTGATGACTTTGATGAATTTCAGATGAGTGCTTTTGAGAATCCACTTGCGAGTTACATTATTAATGTTTGTGATTTTGATGAAAGATTCTCCAATCTAAATGGGCTTTCTGATCTTTCAAAAAGATTAGTTAAGACAAAGAAGCATTCAGTTTATCCTCTTGTATTCCTCTTAGTGAAACTTGCGTTGCTTCTGCCTGTTGCCACTGCAACTGTTGAAAGAGCTTTTCTCAGCAATGAAGTTTATCAAGAATGA
- the LOC107773739 gene encoding uncharacterized protein LOC107773739 isoform X1, with protein sequence MNIHYLSSASFSNEKISTRIYESSSHSLWAKLSLWHQEKNTIFLKSRIAYCSSFQHIQRRQEWVQKSLKISATKGKEYFANAKSEEQITQKIDKKKGTVAGAVALIIGTSIGSGILALPQKTSPAGIIPSSIAMTMCWAFLLVEALLLVEINVGLLKKNKVKFEGNKLEIISIRTMAQETLGEWGGLFATLTYVFLGYTSMTAYISKSGEILCHLINLPESVLGFFFTSLFTILISVGGTKATDQVNQWLTALMIGLLVSIEVLTSVYGGWSGDAGSSDWGKVPPMIPVLIFSLVYHDLAPVLCAYLEGDLKRIRGLLLNFELVPLLALLVWDAIAFGLSSQLDQVADPVELLLRVKWNGVSYMVQAFSLLAVGTSLIGTLLSFSEFLKEQINKLDLQPDVSARLDLQRSNSQLRLSKWWRRNNLGFTATAIAIAPPLLVSTTIPDAFSAATDIAGGYCMTMLYGVLPPAMAWAMHNREVKDSEKIISSATPVLLSIGLISCGIIVVQILQDLSILHS encoded by the exons ATGAATATTCATTACCTCAGTTCAGCTTCCTTCAGTAATGAAAAGATCAGCACAAGAATTTATGAATCAAGTTCACATTCTCTATGGGCAAAATTATCATTATGGCATCAAGAAAAGAACACTATTTTCTTGAAATCCAGAAT TGCCTATTGCAGTTCTTTTCAACACATCCAACGTAGACAAGAATGGGTACAAAAATCTTTGAAAATTTCAGCAACAAAGGGAAAAGAATACTTTGCAAATGCAAAATCAGAGGAACAGATCACTCAGAAAATTGATAAAAAGAAAGGCACAGTTGCAGGTGCTGTTGCTCTAATCATTGGGACAAGTATTGGTTCTGGGATTCTTGCTCTTCCCCAAAAAACTTCCCCTGCG GGAATAATCCCAAGTTCAATAGCTATGACAATGTGTTGGGCATTTCTATTAGTGGAAGCACTTCTACTAGTTGAAATCAATGTGGGGTTGCTCAAAAAGAACAAAGTGAAATTTGAAGGCAATAAGCTAGAGATCATCTCCATTAGGACAATGGCTCAAGAAACACTAGGAGAGTGGGGCGGACTCTTTGCTACACTAACCTATGTCTTCTTAGGGTACACTTCAATGACTGCTTACATTTCCAAGTCGGGCGAAATCCTCTGCCATTTGATCAATCTCCCAGAATCAGTTTTGGGATTTTTCTTCACTTCCCTCTTCACAATTCTCATCTCTGTAGGTGGGACTAAAGCCACTGATCAAGTCAACCAATGGCTCACTGCACTTATGATAG GACTGCTCGTATCAATCGAGGTTCTAACCAGTGTATATGGAGGGTGGTCAGGAGATGCAGGAAGCAGTGACTGGGGAAAAGTTCCACCAATGATACCCGTGTTGATATTCTCTTTAGTCTACCATGATCTAGCTCCAG TTCTTTGTGCTTACCTGGAAGGTGATCTGAAACGAATAAGGGGGTTGCTGTTGAATTTTGAACTGGTTCCACTCCTGGCATTGCTTGTTTGGGATGCAATTGCCTTTGGCCTTTCATCCCAACTTGATCAAGTTGCTGACCCTGTTGAATTGCTTCTGAG GGTGAAATGGAATGGAGTGTCATATATGGTACAAGCATTCTCTCTCCTAGCTGTGGGAACATCTCTAATTGGTACTCTTCTAAGTTTCTCTGAGTTTCTCAAAGAACAAATCAATAAACTTGATTTGCAACCAGATGTATCCGCAAGATTAGATTTACAG AGATCAAATTCTCAGCTCCGATTAAGCAAATGGTGGAGAAGAAACAATTTAGGCTTCACAGCAACAGCAATTGCCATTGCTCCCCCTCTTCTCGTGTCGACAACAATTCCAGATGCGTTTTCCGCTGCTACAGATATAGCA GGCGGTTACTGCATGACAATGCTATATGGCGTCCTACCACCAGCAATGGCATGGGCTATGCACAATAGAGAAGTCAAGGACAGTGAAAAGATAATATCAAGTGCAACACCTGTTCTTCTATCCATAGGACTAATTTCTTGCGGTATAATTGTAGTGCAAATTCTTCAAGACCTCTCCATTTTGCATTCTTGA
- the LOC107773739 gene encoding uncharacterized protein LOC107773739 isoform X2 codes for MNIHYLSSASFSNEKISTRIYESSSHSLWAKLSLWHQEKNTIFLKSRISFQHIQRRQEWVQKSLKISATKGKEYFANAKSEEQITQKIDKKKGTVAGAVALIIGTSIGSGILALPQKTSPAGIIPSSIAMTMCWAFLLVEALLLVEINVGLLKKNKVKFEGNKLEIISIRTMAQETLGEWGGLFATLTYVFLGYTSMTAYISKSGEILCHLINLPESVLGFFFTSLFTILISVGGTKATDQVNQWLTALMIGLLVSIEVLTSVYGGWSGDAGSSDWGKVPPMIPVLIFSLVYHDLAPVLCAYLEGDLKRIRGLLLNFELVPLLALLVWDAIAFGLSSQLDQVADPVELLLRVKWNGVSYMVQAFSLLAVGTSLIGTLLSFSEFLKEQINKLDLQPDVSARLDLQRSNSQLRLSKWWRRNNLGFTATAIAIAPPLLVSTTIPDAFSAATDIAGGYCMTMLYGVLPPAMAWAMHNREVKDSEKIISSATPVLLSIGLISCGIIVVQILQDLSILHS; via the exons ATGAATATTCATTACCTCAGTTCAGCTTCCTTCAGTAATGAAAAGATCAGCACAAGAATTTATGAATCAAGTTCACATTCTCTATGGGCAAAATTATCATTATGGCATCAAGAAAAGAACACTATTTTCTTGAAATCCAGAAT TTCTTTTCAACACATCCAACGTAGACAAGAATGGGTACAAAAATCTTTGAAAATTTCAGCAACAAAGGGAAAAGAATACTTTGCAAATGCAAAATCAGAGGAACAGATCACTCAGAAAATTGATAAAAAGAAAGGCACAGTTGCAGGTGCTGTTGCTCTAATCATTGGGACAAGTATTGGTTCTGGGATTCTTGCTCTTCCCCAAAAAACTTCCCCTGCG GGAATAATCCCAAGTTCAATAGCTATGACAATGTGTTGGGCATTTCTATTAGTGGAAGCACTTCTACTAGTTGAAATCAATGTGGGGTTGCTCAAAAAGAACAAAGTGAAATTTGAAGGCAATAAGCTAGAGATCATCTCCATTAGGACAATGGCTCAAGAAACACTAGGAGAGTGGGGCGGACTCTTTGCTACACTAACCTATGTCTTCTTAGGGTACACTTCAATGACTGCTTACATTTCCAAGTCGGGCGAAATCCTCTGCCATTTGATCAATCTCCCAGAATCAGTTTTGGGATTTTTCTTCACTTCCCTCTTCACAATTCTCATCTCTGTAGGTGGGACTAAAGCCACTGATCAAGTCAACCAATGGCTCACTGCACTTATGATAG GACTGCTCGTATCAATCGAGGTTCTAACCAGTGTATATGGAGGGTGGTCAGGAGATGCAGGAAGCAGTGACTGGGGAAAAGTTCCACCAATGATACCCGTGTTGATATTCTCTTTAGTCTACCATGATCTAGCTCCAG TTCTTTGTGCTTACCTGGAAGGTGATCTGAAACGAATAAGGGGGTTGCTGTTGAATTTTGAACTGGTTCCACTCCTGGCATTGCTTGTTTGGGATGCAATTGCCTTTGGCCTTTCATCCCAACTTGATCAAGTTGCTGACCCTGTTGAATTGCTTCTGAG GGTGAAATGGAATGGAGTGTCATATATGGTACAAGCATTCTCTCTCCTAGCTGTGGGAACATCTCTAATTGGTACTCTTCTAAGTTTCTCTGAGTTTCTCAAAGAACAAATCAATAAACTTGATTTGCAACCAGATGTATCCGCAAGATTAGATTTACAG AGATCAAATTCTCAGCTCCGATTAAGCAAATGGTGGAGAAGAAACAATTTAGGCTTCACAGCAACAGCAATTGCCATTGCTCCCCCTCTTCTCGTGTCGACAACAATTCCAGATGCGTTTTCCGCTGCTACAGATATAGCA GGCGGTTACTGCATGACAATGCTATATGGCGTCCTACCACCAGCAATGGCATGGGCTATGCACAATAGAGAAGTCAAGGACAGTGAAAAGATAATATCAAGTGCAACACCTGTTCTTCTATCCATAGGACTAATTTCTTGCGGTATAATTGTAGTGCAAATTCTTCAAGACCTCTCCATTTTGCATTCTTGA
- the LOC107826961 gene encoding V-type proton ATPase subunit G 1, which translates to MASSSGQNGIQLLLAAEQEAQHIVNNARTAKQARLKQAKEEAEKEIAEFRAYMEAEFQRKLEQTSGDSGANVKRLEQETDAKIEHLKTEAERVSPDVVQMLLRHVTTVKN; encoded by the exons ATGGCATCTAGCAGTGGCCAGAATGGAATTCAACTCCTTTTAGCTGCCGAACAGGAAGCCCAACACATTGTCAATAATGCCAGGACTG CTAAACAGGCTAGATTGAAGCAGGCCAAGGAAGAAGCTGAGAAGGAGATAGCTGAATTTCGTGCTTACATGGAGGCTGAGTTTCAGAGAAAGCTTGAACAG ACTAGTGGTGACTCGGGCGCTAATGTCAAACGTCTTGAGCAAGAAACAGATGCAAAGATCGAGCACCTGAAAACTGAAGCAGAAAGAGTCTCCCCTGATGTTGTCCAGATGCTCCTGAGGCACGTAACCACAGTGAAGAACTAA